In the genome of Sphingomonas naphthae, one region contains:
- a CDS encoding aromatic ring-hydroxylating dioxygenase subunit alpha, whose translation MPWLKNCWYQVAWGEELSDSASLARTVLDTPLLLFRDAGGAPAILRDTCPHRFAPLSAGRVAGGVVRCNYHGLVFGSDGRCVHNPHGPVTGRMRTTAYPVVERHGAIWVWLGEADAADPALVPDLAFLDRAPPQTSIRGHMPTACNYQLLTDNILDLSHTDYLHPDTLGGMMTGARTTVQEAPGRVAIEWFAADREPSAAYRALLPGGARADKWIEVAWTAPAILVLRTATTAAGVAWREGDLTATVHSMTPETRFTTHYFYNNVRYFRVDDATFHAALGANIFKAFALEDKPMLEMQQARMGTDDLLGLKPLLLPIDSAAIRVRRQLAAMIAAEQDSEPVEVEAPQPA comes from the coding sequence ATGCCGTGGTTGAAGAACTGCTGGTATCAGGTGGCATGGGGCGAGGAGCTGTCCGACAGCGCCTCGCTCGCGCGCACCGTGCTCGACACGCCGCTGCTGCTCTTTCGCGATGCCGGAGGCGCGCCCGCAATCCTGCGCGATACCTGCCCACACCGGTTCGCGCCGCTGTCGGCCGGGCGGGTGGCGGGCGGGGTGGTGCGCTGCAATTACCACGGCCTGGTCTTCGGCAGCGACGGGCGCTGCGTCCATAATCCGCATGGGCCGGTCACCGGCCGGATGCGGACGACGGCCTATCCCGTCGTCGAGCGCCACGGCGCGATATGGGTGTGGCTGGGGGAGGCCGACGCGGCCGATCCCGCCCTCGTGCCCGATCTCGCCTTCCTCGATCGCGCCCCGCCGCAGACGAGCATCCGCGGTCATATGCCGACGGCCTGCAACTATCAGCTGCTCACCGACAATATCCTCGATCTCAGCCACACCGATTATCTCCACCCGGACACGCTCGGCGGCATGATGACGGGGGCGAGGACGACCGTGCAGGAGGCGCCGGGGCGGGTCGCGATCGAGTGGTTCGCGGCCGACCGTGAGCCGTCTGCCGCCTATCGGGCGCTGCTGCCGGGGGGGGCACGCGCCGACAAATGGATCGAGGTCGCCTGGACGGCGCCCGCGATCCTCGTGCTGCGCACCGCCACCACGGCGGCCGGGGTGGCATGGCGGGAAGGCGACCTCACCGCCACCGTCCACAGCATGACGCCCGAGACGCGCTTCACCACCCACTATTTCTACAACAATGTCCGCTACTTCCGCGTCGACGATGCGACCTTCCACGCGGCACTGGGCGCGAACATCTTCAAGGCCTTCGCGCTGGAGGACAAGCCGATGCTGGAGATGCAGCAGGCGCGGATGGGGACGGACGACCTGCTCGGCTTGAAGCCGCTCCTACTCCCCATCGACAGCGCCGCCATCCGCGTCCGCCGCCAGCTCGCCGCGATGATCGCCGCCGAGCAGGACAGCGAGCCGGTCGAAGTCGAGGCCCCCCAGCCGGCGTGA